From one Stieleria sp. JC731 genomic stretch:
- a CDS encoding serine/threonine-protein kinase, with the protein MINRGTFDRVDEAIDEFEASWSLESNEAIEDLVSRYGLSQDHDAIAELIRVDIELRYENGDSCEVDHYLDRFGQLRDQPECVAEIAFEDFRARSAMGYPVSAARWKNLPGVHQEPWFQDLARSARRKQIRSQIDELQQSPGEDAAFQAELAAVGFQLVQQIGTGAFSHVYLANQSELADRFVVLKIVSETLAEPERMATLQHTNIVPIYSSHRVLSRTVICMPYAGSVTLADFLASRTEASQRSGESLVGTVEARIQDTMVMVVGDDDEEDSPSGEFSRVPAADDLVLSRPLDRFKSLNCDALALSIFSRLANALSHAHIRGVLHNDLKPSNVLIRNDGEPALLDFNLSQAIGQKTNRRAGGTLPYMSPEMLRALMGAKEQPDATSDLYSLGVMMFEFMTGRLPYSAPASIAEIDLAPAVSDRKSAPGWLAQDQVTPGLRSIIDRCLHFDPKLRYQSADDLHSDLVREQDNRALKLADEPLGWRARKWSRRHPRLLSALVAGVLLLGIVGPVSIALRNSRITMDRLGGQHQFAMFYEASSRYLSEIMADPGRHAPETIRRGFDLIEEHELSSRDQMDRLIRSLPFPQQQKARDGMFIYIAHLAFLEQTRLWRKKTIDGLVESDFESLDHLISLADFLDGDSQSRARLHLQAQRARLFGDTEEQVRLSLQANDVPANTDTEVYLDAVRLLAIGDYVSARDMLAILADRDTVPSALRWTMLGRAQFLNDRFDEAKLSFTQSIERAPNSAELRVLRGRCHYRLGQTVAADQDFRRAAELEPDNPSPWYYLGYLQRDEEQYESSLKSFQQAKKLAPDRIRNHLQVSRAYRLLEEDEKADEAYEQAFSLECIDTENLLTRAQARIRTKDYELALADFQEALQMNPDSPFLLLQVAWAQATYLERYIEAVENYKHLLEVQPYDENVLISLALAYLRLEKFDLATAYARKAMDPPNSPRTIYQAACIHAVIGRPFNRQRALALLAEAVKNGYPAEKIDTDPDLDSIRDTEEFESIRRFLEASQRSRRNRR; encoded by the coding sequence ATGATTAATCGAGGCACCTTCGACAGGGTTGATGAAGCGATCGATGAATTCGAAGCCTCGTGGTCGCTCGAATCTAACGAGGCGATCGAGGATTTGGTTTCACGATATGGATTGTCGCAAGATCATGATGCGATCGCGGAGCTGATTCGTGTGGATATCGAACTTCGCTACGAGAATGGCGATTCTTGCGAAGTCGATCATTACCTCGATCGCTTTGGGCAATTGCGTGATCAACCAGAATGCGTTGCTGAAATCGCGTTCGAGGACTTTCGCGCGAGATCTGCAATGGGATATCCCGTCTCTGCTGCGCGGTGGAAAAACCTGCCGGGAGTCCATCAAGAACCCTGGTTTCAAGATCTGGCCAGGTCGGCTCGCCGAAAACAGATTCGGTCTCAAATCGATGAACTGCAGCAGAGTCCCGGTGAGGATGCTGCCTTTCAAGCTGAATTAGCTGCGGTCGGATTTCAGCTTGTGCAACAAATCGGTACCGGTGCTTTCAGCCATGTTTATTTGGCAAACCAATCTGAGTTGGCTGACCGATTTGTCGTGCTGAAGATCGTCAGTGAAACGCTTGCCGAACCCGAGCGGATGGCGACGCTTCAGCATACGAATATCGTTCCGATCTATTCGAGTCACCGAGTTCTTTCACGGACGGTGATCTGCATGCCCTATGCGGGCAGCGTCACATTGGCCGATTTTTTGGCTAGCCGTACCGAGGCGTCTCAGCGCAGCGGCGAAAGTCTTGTCGGAACCGTCGAAGCCCGCATCCAAGACACGATGGTGATGGTGGTCGGTGACGATGATGAAGAGGATTCGCCTTCGGGGGAGTTTTCGCGAGTTCCTGCTGCCGACGATCTGGTCTTGTCGCGTCCCTTGGACCGGTTCAAGTCTCTCAATTGCGATGCATTGGCGTTGTCCATCTTTTCACGGCTGGCCAACGCGCTGTCACATGCGCATATCCGGGGCGTCTTGCACAATGACTTGAAGCCAAGCAACGTTCTCATTCGGAATGATGGTGAACCGGCGCTGTTGGATTTCAACCTTTCCCAAGCGATCGGTCAAAAGACAAACCGTCGTGCCGGTGGGACGCTGCCATACATGTCACCAGAAATGTTGCGAGCGTTGATGGGGGCCAAAGAGCAGCCGGACGCGACGTCCGATCTGTATTCTCTTGGCGTCATGATGTTCGAATTCATGACAGGACGCTTGCCTTATTCGGCTCCCGCTTCGATCGCTGAGATCGATTTGGCGCCAGCGGTTTCTGATCGCAAGTCCGCTCCCGGTTGGCTTGCACAGGATCAGGTAACACCTGGGCTGAGATCGATCATCGATCGCTGTTTGCATTTTGATCCAAAGCTTCGTTACCAAAGTGCTGATGACTTGCATTCGGATTTGGTTCGAGAGCAGGACAATCGGGCGTTAAAGTTAGCAGACGAACCGCTGGGGTGGCGAGCACGCAAGTGGTCACGTCGACACCCTCGACTGTTATCGGCGTTGGTCGCGGGTGTTTTATTGCTCGGTATCGTCGGTCCGGTCTCGATCGCACTACGCAATAGCCGGATCACAATGGACCGCTTGGGCGGTCAGCACCAGTTCGCGATGTTCTATGAAGCGTCCAGCCGTTATCTGTCCGAGATAATGGCTGATCCGGGACGCCATGCACCCGAAACGATCCGGCGCGGATTCGATCTAATCGAAGAGCACGAGCTTTCCAGCCGTGATCAGATGGATCGGCTGATACGATCGCTACCGTTTCCACAGCAACAGAAGGCTCGCGATGGGATGTTCATCTATATCGCGCATCTGGCCTTTTTAGAGCAGACTCGACTCTGGCGAAAAAAGACGATCGATGGTCTTGTGGAAAGCGATTTTGAGTCGCTGGATCACTTGATCTCGCTGGCCGACTTTCTAGATGGCGATTCACAATCTCGCGCCCGCTTGCATCTTCAAGCACAGAGGGCTCGGTTGTTTGGTGACACTGAAGAACAGGTGCGACTGTCACTGCAAGCGAATGATGTTCCGGCGAACACAGACACGGAGGTCTACCTAGACGCCGTCCGATTACTTGCCATCGGCGACTACGTTTCTGCAAGAGACATGTTGGCGATTCTCGCCGACCGCGACACCGTTCCGAGTGCCTTGCGATGGACGATGTTGGGGCGAGCACAGTTCCTAAATGATCGCTTCGATGAGGCAAAGCTGTCGTTCACGCAGTCGATCGAGCGTGCACCGAATTCTGCTGAATTGCGTGTGCTTCGTGGACGCTGTCACTATCGATTGGGCCAAACTGTCGCTGCCGATCAGGACTTTCGACGGGCTGCGGAACTGGAACCGGACAATCCCTCGCCTTGGTACTACCTTGGATATTTGCAACGCGATGAGGAACAGTACGAATCATCGCTCAAAAGTTTTCAGCAAGCGAAAAAACTGGCGCCCGATCGAATTCGAAATCACCTTCAAGTCAGCCGCGCGTATCGGCTATTGGAAGAAGACGAAAAGGCAGACGAAGCTTATGAACAAGCCTTCTCACTTGAGTGCATCGACACTGAAAACCTTCTCACCCGAGCGCAGGCACGCATCAGGACCAAGGACTACGAACTGGCGTTAGCGGATTTCCAAGAGGCTCTCCAGATGAATCCGGATAGCCCTTTCCTGCTGCTGCAAGTTGCCTGGGCACAGGCTACTTATTTGGAACGCTACATCGAGGCCGTTGAAAACTACAAGCATCTGCTTGAAGTGCAGCCGTACGATGAAAACGTCTTGATCAGCTTGGCCCTTGCTTACCTGCGTTTGGAGAAATTCGATCTCGCCACAGCATACGCACGCAAAGCGATGGACCCACCGAATTCGCCTCGGACTATCTATCAGGCCGCCTGTATTCACGCCGTGATCGGACGCCCATTCAATCGGCAGCGTGCACTCGCGTTGCTTGCCGAAGCTGTCAAAAACGGGTATCCGGCAGAAAAGATCGACACCGATCCTGATCTGGATTCGATCCGAGACACCGAAGAGTTTGAATCGATTCGCAGATTCCTTGAAGCATCACAGCGTTCTCGAAGAAATCGCCGTTAG
- a CDS encoding RNA polymerase sigma factor, with product MTSTDRSLVVAVRDGNEHAASILYDRYARRVFGLVRSKLGTKLGVVTEPEDIVQSVFKSVFRGMQSGNYDAPPGATLWNLLAVVAVRKLTNQANHHTRQRRDVSRNVSLDSSSDGLKESIDQASIEFLEICIRESLELLRPIDQEILTLRISGHSIEEIHQKTGRSRRTVERSLQRSREVLAELLLAE from the coding sequence ATGACATCGACCGATCGGTCTTTAGTGGTAGCGGTGCGCGATGGTAATGAGCATGCGGCTTCAATTCTTTATGACCGGTACGCCCGACGCGTTTTCGGGTTGGTGCGTTCGAAGTTGGGCACCAAGCTGGGAGTCGTGACTGAGCCAGAGGACATCGTTCAGTCAGTATTTAAAAGCGTGTTCCGTGGGATGCAGTCGGGGAACTATGACGCGCCGCCCGGGGCAACGCTTTGGAATCTTCTAGCCGTTGTAGCCGTTCGCAAATTAACAAACCAAGCGAATCATCATACGCGGCAACGTCGTGACGTCAGTCGGAATGTATCGCTCGACTCGTCGAGCGACGGGCTGAAGGAGTCAATCGATCAAGCATCGATCGAATTCCTGGAGATTTGCATTCGTGAGTCCCTGGAATTGCTGCGTCCGATTGATCAGGAAATTCTGACGTTGCGGATCTCTGGGCATAGCATCGAAGAGATTCACCAGAAGACGGGACGCAGTCGGAGAACCGTCGAGCGTAGCTTGCAGCGAAGCCGCGAAGTCTTGGCAGAGTTGTTGCTTGCGGAGTGA